Proteins encoded within one genomic window of Oncorhynchus tshawytscha isolate Ot180627B linkage group LG02, Otsh_v2.0, whole genome shotgun sequence:
- the LOC112267128 gene encoding E3 ubiquitin-protein ligase RNF182-like encodes MNQKLEKLDLETDQRCQPLVYTVEELECKICYNRYDTRSRKPKVLGCLHRVCTKCLKKIVENSSPSIVSCPFCRHETHVPYEEIWLLQDDSNILAILTYQDRARKSGGSITPGGEVLLTPSSLSGGGGDGCGGDSGGDCVTTGEQSHSSSDCLVITIMEVPGESQSSDSMSMLNMVRLYRPASLASLPCNMPLQKCGAWTSRNFPSFLIGVLCLVFFSSLPLGIYLLMIQQLTLGVILVSLVPSTLVLCVFYGFCQCLCHEIMQSIAT; translated from the coding sequence ATGAACCAGAAGTTGGAGAAGTTGGACTTGGAGACGGACCAGCGCTGCCAGCCTCTGGTCTACACCGTGGAGGAGCTGGAGTGCAAGATTTGCTATAACCGCTACGACACGCGCTCCCGCAAGCCCAAGGTGCTGGGCTGCCTCCACCGCGTCTGCACCAAATGCCTGAAGAAGATTGTGGAGAACTCGTCCCCCAGCATCGTCAGCTGCCCCTTCTGTCGGCACGAGACGCACGTGCCCTACGAGGAGATCTGGCTGCTGCAGGACGACAGCAACATCCTGGCCATCCTCACCTATCAGGACCGGGCCAGGAAGAGTGGCGGTTCCATCACCCCTGGCGGGGAGGTACTGCTGACCCCAAGCAGCCTGAGCGGAGGTGGAGGGGACGGCTGTGGTGGTGATTCTGGGGGTGACTGCGTCACAACCGGCGAACAGTCGCATAGCTCATCCGACTGCCTGGTCATCACCATCATGGAGGTGCCGGGCGAATCGCAGTCATCGGACTCCATGAGCATGCTCAATATGGTGCGCCTGTACCGGCCCGCAAGCCTGGCCTCACTGCCCTGCAACATGCCCTTGCAGAAGTGCGGCGCTTGGACCTCGCGCAACTTTCCCAGCTTCCTAATCGGTGTCCTGTGTCTGGTCTTCTTCTCGTCGCTGCCGCTGGGCATCTACCTGCTGATGATCCAGCAGCTCACCCTGGGCGTCATCCTGGTCAGCCTGGTGCCCTCCACCctagttctgtgtgtgttctacggCTTCTGTCAATGCCTTTGCCATGAGATCATGCAGTCCATAGCTACATAG